A window of the Balaenoptera acutorostrata chromosome 13, mBalAcu1.1, whole genome shotgun sequence genome harbors these coding sequences:
- the PRAME gene encoding melanoma antigen preferentially expressed in tumors — MWPELPQQVYFQEALRSRFFRMGIRAPPQLLELAGQSLLRDEALAIAALEELPAELFPPLFFAAFAGMRSQALKAMVQAWPFPCLPLGALMKAHKPQLETFQAAIDGLDVLLAQEVRPRRWKLQVLDLRRNAHQDFWTVWSGTRAGVCSLLEPEAAQPMRKRRRVEGARAWPKQTCAPVEVLIDLYLKEGTPDPSLSYLLKKVKQRRGSLRLCCQKLRIFTMPMQNMRKILKLVQLDSVQDLEVNCTWKLATLGRFAPHLGQMVNLRRLFLSHIHMMPHAAPGKEEHCISQLTAQFLSLQHLQELYLDSISFLEGRLDQVLRCLKNPLETLSITNCLISESDLMHLSQCPSVSQLKDLGLSGVNLTSISSEPLRVLIEKASATLQDLDLDECGIMDSQFSALLPALSHCSQLTTFSFCGNPISMAVLESLLRHTAGLSNLSHVLYPAPLESYEDVRGTLHLGRLAHLHARLKQMLRELGQPSVFWFSANPCPHCGDRTFYNPEPILCPCYMAA, encoded by the exons ATGTGGCCCGAACTCCCCCAACAAGTATACTTTCAg GAGGCGTTACGGAGCAGATTCTTCAGGATGGGCATCCGGGCCCCGCCGCAACTCCTGGAACTGGCCGGCCAGAGCCTGCTGAGGGATGAGGCCTTGGCCATTGCCGCTCTGGAGGAGCTGCCCGCTGAGCTCTTCCCGCCCCTGTTCTTCGCGGCCTTTGCCGGGATGCGCAGCCAGGCCCTGAAGGCGATGGTGCAGGCCTGGCCCTTCCCCTGCCTCCCGCTGGGGGCCCTGATGAAGGCACACAAGCCTCAGCTGGAGACCTTCCAAGCTGCAATTGATGGCCTGGACGTCCTGCTTGCCCAGGAAGTCCGCCCCAG GCGGTGGAAGCTGCAGGTGCTGGATTTGCGCCGGAACGCCCACCAGGACTTCTGGACCGTGTGGTCCGGCACCAGGGCTGGTGTGTGCTCGCTGCTGGAGCCTGAGGCGGCCCAGCCCATGAGGAAGAGGCGCCGGGTGGAAGGTGCAAGGGCGTGGCCGAAGCAGACCTGCGCCCCCGTGGAGGTGCTCATAGACCTGTACCTCAAGGAGGGCACCCCTGACCCGTCCCTCAGCTACCTCCTGAAGAAGGTCAAGCAGAGGAGGGGCTCACTCCGCCTGTGCTGTCAGAAGCTGAGGATCTTCACCATGCCGATGCAGAACATGAGGAAGATCCTGAAGCTGGTGCAGCTCGACTCTGTCCAGGACCTGGAGGTGAACTGCACCTGGAAGCTGGCCACCCTGGGCAGGTTCGCGCCACACCTGGGTCAGATGGTCAACCTGCGCCGGCTGTTCCTCTCCCACATCCACATGATGCCGCACGCCGCCCCCGGCAAGGAGGAGCACTGCATCAGCCAGCTCACCGCCCAGTTTCTCAGCCTGCAGCACCTGCAGGAGCTCTACCTGGACTCCATCTCCTTCCTTGAGGGCCGCCTGGACCAGGTGCTCAG gtGTCTGAAGAACCCCCTGGAGACCTTGTCGATTACCAACTGCCTGATTTCGGAGTCAGACCTGATGCATCTGTCGCAGTGCCCGAGCGTCAGCCAGCTGAAGGATCTGGGCCTTAGCGGGGTCAACCTGACCAGCATAAGCTCTGAGCCCCTCCGGGTCCTGATCGAGAAGGCCTCGGCCACCCTccaggacctggacctggacGAGTGTGGCATCATGGACTCCCAGTTCAGCGCCCTCCTGCCCGCCCTGAGCCACTGCTCCCAGCTCACCACCTTCAGCTTCTGCGGCAACCCCATCTCGATGGCTGTGCTGGAGAGCCTGCTGCGCCACACCGCGGGGCTGAGCAACCTGAGCCACGTGCTGTACCCCGCGCCCTTGGAGAGCTACGAGGACGTGCGCGGCACCCTCCACCTGGGCCGCCTGGCGCACCTGCACGCCCGGCTCAAGCAGATGCTGCGGGAGTTGGGGCAGCCCAGCGTGTTCTGGTTCAGCGCCAACCCGTGTCCGCACTGTGGCGACAGGACCTTCTACAACCCAGAGCCCATCCTGTGCCCCTGTTACATGGCCGCGTAG